The following are encoded in a window of Ursus arctos isolate Adak ecotype North America unplaced genomic scaffold, UrsArc2.0 scaffold_27, whole genome shotgun sequence genomic DNA:
- the ING2 gene encoding inhibitor of growth protein 2, which produces MLGQQQQQLYSSAALLTGERSRLLTCYVQDYLECVESLPHDMQRNVSVLRELDNKYQETLKEIDDVYEKYKKEDDSNQKKRLQQHLQRALINSQELGDEKIQIVTQMLELVENRARQMELHSQCFQDPAEGERASDKAKMDSSQPERSSRRPRRQRTSESRDLCHMTNGIEDCDDQPPKEKKSKSAKKKKRSKAKQEREASPVEFAIDPNEPTYCLCNQVSYGEMIGCDNEQCPIEWFHFSCVSLTYKPKGKWYCPKCRGDNEKTMDKSTDKAKKDRRSR; this is translated from the exons ATGTtagggcagcagcagcagcaactaTACTCGTCGGCCGCGCTCCTGACCGGGGAGCGGAGCCGGCTCCTCACCTGCTACGTGCAGGACTACCTCGAGTGTGTGGAGTCGCTGCCCCACGACATGCAGAGGAACGTGTCCGTGCTTCGAGAGCTGGACAACAAATATCAAG aaACATTAAAGGAAATTGATGATGTctatgaaaaatataagaaagaagatGATTCAAACCAGAAAAAACGCCTACAGCAGCATCTCCAGAGAGCATTAATCAATAGTCAAGAATTGGGAGATGAAAAAATTCAGATTGTCACACAGATGCTCGAATTGGTGGAAAATCGGGCAAGGCAAATGGAGTTGCATTCACAGTGCTTTCAAGATCCTGCTGAAGGTGAACGGGCCTCGGATAAGGCAAAGATGGATTCCAGCCAACCAGAAAGATCTTCAAGAAGACCCCGCAGACAGCGAACCAGTGAAAGCCGTGATTTATGTCACATGACGAATGGGATTGAAGACTGTGATGATCAGCCacctaaagaaaagaaatccaagtcagccaagaaaaagaaacgCTCCAAGGccaagcaggaaagggaagcaTCGCCTGTTGAGTTTGCAATAGATCCCAATGAACCTACGTACTGTTTATGTAACCAAGTGTCTTATGGGGAAATGATCGGATGTGACAATGAACAGTGTCCAATTGAATGGTTTCACTTTTCGTGTGTCTCGCTTACCTATAAACCAAAGGGGAAGTGGTATTGCCCAAAGTGCAGGGGAGATAATGAGAAAACAATGGACAAAAGTACTGACAAGGCAAAAAAGGATAGAAGATCGAGGTAG